DNA sequence from the Macrobrachium nipponense isolate FS-2020 chromosome 26, ASM1510439v2, whole genome shotgun sequence genome:
GCAGCCGCTAATATCCTCTAAGTGATCTTCCTTCAAACAGGTCGTCCAGTATATCTTAATATTCAGCCTATAATTAAATCCTGCGACAACCTGAAAGAGCAGTAGAAAATGTAACAACTTCCTACATCTTTTAATCACTTCATGTAATACATCATTAGATTAAAAAAGTCAGTTATGAAATACTTTcagttatatacaaaaattactATTCAGATAGTTAAATTAGGAAAATGcaagttaagaaaagactgaaaaCAATCACAGAAGGATATAACTTACTGTAGGAGAAAATGCAGCAGGTACACATCACAAGACATGACAGCTTACTCAGTGCTAAAAACAAGGAGCCAAGAAGAGCAAGGATAAcattataaaagatataaaattgaAAGTATTAGCATCAAGCACATCCAAAGATCTAGAGGTTAACATTTTCAGAGCAAAGCCAAACCATGATTATAAAAGGAATCAAAAGTGAGTTGTAAAACATAAAATCAAGTGCACTGTTGAAAGGagaaaaaatgacaaacattTAAAGAAATACAGCATGTACAGTACAGTTCTCTATGATTTCTGGGGGgcaagacaaagaaagaaatacaaaataatacttTGGAGTTTATAGGAAAGAATAAATGAGGAAAAACTTCACACTATCATAAAATCTACTACAATATTTCTGAGAAATACAGAATATCTTAAATCAAATGGCAAAACCTATAgaatttttttacagtaaaatatCAACAGAAAATGTTGTGCACTATCAAAGAAAAAGAGGGTACAGTAATTAGTATGGAATATGTTAAGTCTTAAATGTTGAGAAAAATTTGCTGTACATTACTTTTTATGGGTAAACAGAGAGGCAGTACCACATGACATACATTTAGATAATGGTATGTGCATGTAAGAAGCATACAAAACCCAAAAAAGGAGAATGCGAGTagagaaaattatttgaaaagtcAAACAGAAGCTTAAAGCAAACAGGATCCCAAAGTGatatatatcatgaaaaaatgcaaatatcttAAACTTAAAAATCACTCACCTGCTTGGAAGCACTTAAGATTTCTTCAACCCGTCTAATGTGGCGATCACTACTTGTCGAGTCCATAGCTTGTACAGCAAAATTGCCAATTTCCTTGATTTTTGCATCATTTACATCAGCCTCACTAAAACCACCAAGTAGTGCTCTCCTAGATCTTTTTGCAGGGGCATCTGAAGCACCTACAGGGTTGCAGGCAGCTTCTGTGACCCTCCGGGTGTTTGTCCATGGCACATCATAAACAATGACAGTGCATGTAATTGGTACTTCATTAGGATCACTGGGACAAGAACTCAAATCCTCTACTTCATCTGCTTTCAAGCAAGTTGTCCAATGGACAGTAAGGATAAGTCTATAGTTGACCCCTGCAACCACCTATGAGATAAATGATAGTATCATATTTTTTGTTTCCCTTGGATAACAATTTATTCAAAACTTTAAAGTTTACTGTCACACTTCACACAGAAAATCTAGTCTTAGTCAGCTATGAAGTTCCTAAAGTAGATGCGCtatgtatataacaaataataGCTAGCTTTCTCACATTTCAGATTTAGCTTATATAGTATGGTTACTTTTCCATAGCTCTATGGCTTTATCAACTTTATGACTAGGTAATTTCAATCAACTTTCTGTTACTGTGCAATAATAGCTGTTAAGTACTATATATTACAAAGGTTTTAGAATAATTAGCACTATAAACTAAGAAAAGTTGATTCTAAAACATACGTTCACAATACTTacttgagtctcagctttttcaACAGCCTTGACAATTCTAACTCGAGGATCTTCAGAGAGCTCATCCATAGACTTGATGGCAAAGTCTGCTATTTCCTTTACTTTGGGACTGGTCTTATCTGCCTGTTGATAACCACCAGGAATTCCTCTCCTGCCTCGGAAGTTAGGAAGTTCTTCAGAatcgtcttcttcttcagtgTCATGATGATGGTTTCTACCACCGGAGGGATGATAGAATCTCTTCCATGGGAAAACATGTGTTATTAGCATGCATGTTTGCAAATGGAATTAGTGACTGATTGCAAAATTACACTATAACAATTATTACActtaaaaaaacccaaaaatattgTCTGTAAGATACTGCTTGTAGGGGGTTTCAAACTTTTATCTACCAAAAGACCCATATATCTCTTATCGTACAATTAACTTTGTGGCCTTGTAAGCAAAATTTCCCTTTAATCTAGGCTAaaattcatctaaaaaaaaaaagtggtctaTGCCATGTATTAACCTCAACTGTTTCATTCGAAAGATCTTCGTTGGAGTCTCGGTGGCGGCTGCTAGTTCGGCGGGAGGGATCGTAGAAACGCTTAGGGAGGGAGAAGTATCATTCTTATTAGAAGAATTTCATTAAGAGTTGCTTGTAGAGCATAACCAAACTTTTCATGAGAAAGATGCTTTAATGGGGCAGTGAAATGGAAGAACAGGAGTCAGTCAATGAGGCAGTTCTCATATAACttaaaaattttccaatcttagtGGTGAAAATTTAATTTAACCATCAAGATGAAAATTCTGAagagtaatgaaaaaataaaattaaaattggtcCATTCCTTTTACCACATTCATGAGGTAAATAACATACTGTAAACCATAACCATTATTATGCAACATTTTAGTCAAACTCTACCATCTATCAGCAATACAGCAGGCTGATAGAAGCTTTATATGTACTTATTCAACCTAATGATACAAGAATACTGTTAAAAGATCTGTTATTAATGctccacataattatatattgtaacaAAAACAGAAACCAAAATTCCACTTTTGCTGATATAGAAAGAGCCAAAAAAACACCTTCCTCAAAACATCAGCAGTCCAGTGGTTTGGTCAAATTTTCGTTTCCTTCTCAGCGTTTTCACTACCCCATCATTAACACACCGCCACCAAGCTCCCAACCTCTACTAAAAATTTCTACACTGACAAACTACAATGACTTCACTACTGCTACATTCTAAGCCCATGAATGATAACAACTAGATCCCTTTTTATGCCACAAAGAGATCTAATGAATAATATCAACCTtcttcaagaaaattaaataatcatGCCCTCTACAAGCACAAAAAACACTTTAGAACTGAAATACTTTACCATTCACATTACTAAAGGCACTCAGAACTTACCTCATTGCTCTCTATACTTTCATCACTAGTACGAACAACAAAGTGGCTCTTGAAGACTGGGCGAGCATGAGCAGAAGGGTGAACCAGAGGCAGCAAGACCTCAACTGAATCATCACCCTCATGGAAGTCATCCCTATCAGCACACCGGAGGTTTGTAACTTGCTGTTTGCTCAGCCAAGGTTGTATCAAGATATTAGCCTCACACATCTGTTAATTCATATAATGAAAGGGCATAAAGAACTGTTAGTCTCAAAAGATACCTTTACTGAGAATGCATGAATGAGCCCTTATCTTCTAGTCCTATGGGCTATGTTCCTAAGAGAATTAAATTTCTGACATCATCAACAGCAGCATTGTGTACAATATACTGTATGTTACATAAGGTtcaaggtaagaaaaaaaattcttactaatCAACAAGCAGTGTCAGATTGTTTTAAAAATTCCATATCCCAGCATACCATCAATTGAATATTTTACTTTATGActcagaaataaagaaatagtatCAATACCTCTACATCTGCACAATAAAATGCATTGTGTTGTATGGTCAAAGAATGGAAAAGTATTATAAACTATAAACCTTGATACTTTCATGTACCCAATAGAGGCAAATTTCATCTAAAGAATTAGAGTCTTACCACAGGATCCTCTCCAATGTCTGGGACGCAACGAGTTTTGTCGATTCTCCTCTTGTACTTGGGGCAAACAGTCTCGAGAAGTTCGACAACCAGGTGATATTTTAGGCCAGATGTAACCTGAAAACCATGCAAGATTAATTTTTTGCAagtaacactgaaaaaaaaaagtaggtaatTATGCCTCAAATATTACACCTTTGAACTTGTGAACAACTCTGTAAGCACCAATTAATAGCCTGGCATGCCTATATGGCATCATGTACGGTAAACACCAGccaattatgtgtatatattaaaatgcaagatcAATATAATCAACACAAGTATATCAGGTAATGAATAATATGGATTTTAGCGACCAAGGACAAAATTCAGGCTGACCATGTCTTAAACATCTTATGATTTctatttttgttcattaatttgatCTTAAATGACCAGACACTTAATTGaattaaaaaagttaaataaaaaaaaggtgtaaaAAGTATTAGTTCTAATCAGCAGTCAAAGCATAATAggactttgaagaaaaaattcaGTGATGTATGTACACTGGACCAACTTTTGATTTACCCAATATCCAATCAAATCCATGCTTTTGGAGTACTGTACTGTAATATATATCAGAATAAATACACTCTGCATTAGGAACGATAACGATGAAATCATCACATACAAATGAAACTAgcattcatattagaaaaaatattgagACAGTACAGCATAGATAAATACAGATATTTGTTCGGTACATGCAATTCTATAACTCTACGCACACATAACTGGCTCAAAAGTTaatctacacttttttttttctttctttgaagcAAATGTCAATAAGGCAGGCAACCAAATTCCTTTTTCTAATTCAGACCtgaagaatatgtatataaaaaaagaaaaggaaggcaATGACAGACATTCAGCCTCTTGAAGGAAAAAGAGCATAAGAGCATGGACAAacagaagcaagaagaaaatttcaaaaTCCGAAATCTTTAAAGACGAAAATGTTGATAAATACTCAAAATTAAAGCATACCATTTTTTGTGCTTTCATAAGTTTGCTGAAGATGAATAGGTTGTCTTCGTCAGACCTGAAATCAAACTCGTCAGCTATAAGGTGTCCAAGCTTTCTTATGCTGGAGTCATTTACACTGGCAGCAACCCATGTTCCACCCAGAGTGGaagctgaaaaataaaaacaaatttcattttgTTCAGATATCAGCACAACATTGTGAGAAATATACTTTtagatgaagacttcatatattagaaatattttttccaacTTTGTTTAAAATAACTTATGTACTACTGATAACACAGGTTCTGCAACTCTGACCGAAAAATGTCCTGACCTAAACGTATGACTTTCTATATTTGAAGTGTACAAAAGGTATTTAGTTGTGGAAAATAAGaattcaatcaaataataaattttcaagtCAAAATCATAATGACTGGAGCACTGAAAGcacaaaaaaacagaaatctgAACATAAATAATATCAAGATATACTACTGTATATGAGATTAACAGCTGTGAATTAATggtaagaaacaaaaaaatataaatcttattcTATCAAATACATTCAGTACAAAGTTCTATATTGCAGATGAAGTTTAAAACTTGACTAGGTTCACAGAAGTGCCCTGACACAATCCTTAACCATAGGTTATGTACTGGTTTCATGCAAGAGGTCAGATGATAAGTAAAGCCAAAGTGAAGATACAAACAAGATACGAAAAATGAATACACTATAGTTTACCCACTTAACACTCACCATTTCCATTTTTTGCTACAGGAATAAAATGGAAAACGAATgaatagttttatatttacattcatatGGCTTTTAAAGGTCTACACATTCTATAACAAACCAAATATCTTGACATAGAAAGCATACCAATTCTTTAAAGTGCTCAGAAATAAAAGAGTAATACTAATGAACTCCTCTGAAGAGAATTAGTATTCTACATGTTGACCAAAGTTTCCTTGACAAGACTACATGATTTATGATTATACGAGTTACAAAATGCCAATAACGAATTCTGCTGAAGGATATTTGGATGTTACTACCATCTGAAAATTTGTGATACTTGGCTGGATAAATTGAACACAAAGATAATGAACTTCAAATTTgtcaatatcatttaacttttatcattacatatatattaaaaaatttaggGGAACAAGACATTAGATAAgtcaataaacaacaaaatactgAAGTTTTATCGTTCATGGAAACCCTGGGCAGTTAAtcattaaaaaatcaattaaatttaGGGTTTGATAATAATGCTGATGATAAGCCTATAACCAAATGTACAATTTCTCAAGATTCTTACCAGAACCATCAGGGTGGAGAGCAGCTCCTGAGAAGATTTTacctgaaaaagaagagaaaattttAAGCATACCATTTCACCACTTGACAAACTGAGTATTTCAAAATACTGCACTACAAGCACCAAATGCTGATGGATGCTCAAGTGGTGTGGTTTCCATTACTGTATTCACAAATGGGAATTATCAGACTTATTTTAGGTATGAACATCATACAGTAAAATGGCAGACAGTATGTACTTTCTAACTCTGTATAACTTGCTTTAATATTCTGCAGTAACTGGAAATAGCAAATTCCACTGAATCTGGATTAGTTAATGTGCTTCTGCATTAACTTCCATCCATGtacgtaaacaacaacaaaaatacataatgatCATTCTGAAAAATTTCACAGAAATTCACCTTTGAGTTTATTGGTGTAATAGTCATCCCGCTCATCACAGTAAAGTCTGGTGAGTGTCTTTGGCTGAGATGGGTCTGCTGGTACATTCACCTCTGCTTGGCAGATTTCTCTTTCTTCACCATGGTCAATGTGGCACCGGGAAGGATCTGCCACCGGAAGGTATTTCTTGCAATGTGTCTCTGCTGCTTCCAGCTCTAAGAGGTACTTGGTCATTCCACCAGCATCCTACAAGGAAAAAAAGAACATTCAATGCAGAAATTCAGAAAAAATCCAATATGGGCAACCACCAAAACCTTCACATCCTACTGCAGGTAACCAATACGAAATGGTTGATTATGAcgtcatttttataatttctccTCCCCTCCACAACTAAACTCTTGAAATTCTTGCTTTCATGCAAGTTTCCAACTATTAAATACTCTTTGTTTATAAAAGATCAAATTCTGTCATTACCAGATCATTGTCACTGACCATTATTCTTGAAATACTAACTTGCCAGGCTGCATCACTTGACTAGTCATTACCTAAGGGCCCACACATAGAAATGGGCATATAAAAGCGGAAAAAAATAACTTGCACTAaccaaacaaaatatttatagcCTAtgaactcatcatcatcatatgaAGACATACTTTCATTATAGAGGGTGACAAATACCTGCTGATAAATAGGATGAGGTCTCCAAGGCATTTTTCCATCCCATCaacactttcaactttttattaacATAGCAAATGGTGTAAAGAAGGCCTAACATAATTATGAATGGCCTTTGTCTATTGCAATAATATTAAAAGCTAAAACTTTTAAATCTAAAAAGGAATTTACACAGGTACCTGCATAAGAAAAGTGAAATGCAATACAGAAGTTCCAAACCATTTACCCTATACTATCCAAAAGTTTAAAATCTCTGGGAAAAAGATTGAGATTCccaggtttcttttttttctgcacgCAAGCAACACAGTAAGTAACAATAAGGTGTTTACTAATATTTGAATGCTTTGTTGTGTACACTGATCCAATTAGAATTCTATATAAGTGATCTTAGACAAGACTAAATATCTAGCTTGGACGgtcaatacaattaaatataaatatcaaagaaCAACAAGCAAAGTAATCCTTTAAATTACTGCAATGGTAAAAATACTAAGGACAGGATATAATTAACAAGTATGGGAGGTCAACAACATAAGTCTTCTAGATTAAGATATTTTCAAGATGTCATCTAAACTTTGTGAGCTACTAAATGTAGACTAAAATAATCAAGTATAATTCTTAAATAATGAACTATACCCTTTCTTCTAACCTGGGTGTGAGCACTGACAATGTTAGTCAGAACGTAGAGTTCATCTTCATCCCCTCGTAGATTGTACTGGTCAAGGACAAAAGCAGCAACTTCCTGAACTTTGGGGTCACTAGTAGGGACAGGgtttccagaagaagaagaaccttgTGAGCTTAAGAAGGGATGATCCATGATATCAAAGGAGTTCAAAGTTGGCATCAACCTATCTCGAAGGTAATCATCAAGATCTTCGCATGACATAGACAAAATTCTTCTGTTTCCAGGTGCTTGCTCATGGACCTGAGCACTGCAAACTTCACGCTCTTCTCTTGGGTTCTCAATACAATGTTCACCATTGCCAGTAGAGGGATCAAACTTATTACAATTTGTCTCAGCCATTTCAACAACAATGTGGTACGTTCCAGATGCATCCAGGGGTGTTGCTTCATGGACCTTCATGAGTTTGTAATACTCACGGTCATCCTCACGCCTGTTGTATTCTGCTACAACCATCTGAGCTATGGCTCTGCTATTTTCATCAAGCTGTACAGGTGCCTGACCTCCAAAGACAGAAGTTCTTGACTGGAAACCAGTAGCAGAGGGCACTGCAGCAAAACTTCCACCAACAGCCACAGGAACAATAAATTCATCTTGAGTTGTGGCAGGATAATTATCCTTGTCATAGCACCTATTAAAAAATGAGATATTACTGTCTCTCCTTTGTGAATCATGAAACAAAATTGTTAAAACACTTACTTGTGCCATGAAAATCTAATCTCCATGACCTCTCACCAAACTACAgtaacatatatttaaagatttttaataCAGTACTGTACTTATGAAAAATCTGGTGAAACTAAAACGGTTAAATCCTTGCACTcaaatacagtatacatataccaCAAATTGTATGACTGACCAAAacgttcatattttgaaaatactgaAGACAAGCAGCTATAGTATATGGCTTTCTAAACAATATCTTGACACATTGTAGCTGAAAACATATccaattatattattttctacAGCGTAAGATAAAACTGTTATCACTTTAAAAATATCTACATCACTTCTGATcatgtattatatttttctaaaacaTAATGCAAAACATGAAATGTTCACACATGAGAATAGTACTTACTGAGCAGCAACAAGATCTCTTGCTGGTACCCATGGCTGGTCAACTATATGAAGGTCACAAATTTTGGTTTCTTCGTTCAAATCTTGACTGCAGAAAGTCCTGTTGACATCAACACCAATCAAGGTCTTCTTGCACTCTGTCTCTGCAAGCTCAACAGTCAAGTAGTACTTAACACCTGCAACCACCTGAAAtaaattagattattttttctaaatcctTAGAAGCAAATTTTGCCACTGCTTACTAAAAGCAAcagaatatacaataatattttctaaaaaaattttcttttgtgtttacttGCCACAAATGTTACTATCccctttaaatgaaaaatttttcacCTATATGAAATGCATGATTTTCAGCTATTTACATTATAGATTTAATTCTCATATCACTCTTTTCTTGACTGAATTCATACAGATAATGTAACCATTAAAAAAAGGTAGCAGATATGGAAAGCAGTCTTGTAATACAGCACTGAGACAAATATGATATGTATTCCAGCAATAAAGTTTGAATGTGATGATAACCACTGTATTGATTTTTCTCACAAGTTATTGATGTTTAGGGAAAATAGCTTAAATGGTGAATAAAACATTAATACAAATAACTAAGCATTACACTGACTAGATCCAGATATCAGCAGCATAAAGGAACACAATGATGAGGAATTTATCAAGTGTCTTCAACTCTCCTAAATTTCTATAAAAGAATATTAAAGCAAATAGGACAAGTAATACACAGAATCAGTCCCCATAAAGATTAATCTTTTATATCAAACCTCTTTGCTGATCCATTCCTCTCATGACATTCACCTACTTTCCATATACAATTCTGTTAGTgaccataaaagggattttgacgtaggaaaaatctatttctgggcgaggaagccgtgtcgcccagtgaaatatgtctcctttagcactatttctagtaaaatattgctatagtaccagagaactgctaaattggacatgtcagaactctctgactcgctcacctatataaaaggtgtcggtataaaactaaccataaaatatGACCAATGGCTGTTGTCAAAAACAACATGAAAAAAGGGACCAAATGAATGCTGTCATTGCATGTACAAATTCAAGTCTATTACCTGTGTCTGGGCCTTGACAAGTCTCAAGATCATATGGAGGTCATCCTCATCAGCTGTCCTGTCATACTCTTTCAGAGCAAAGTCAGCTATATCTAGAATTACTGGGTCATTAAGAGGTGCTGGCTGAGGACAACCAAGGCAAGGGGCTCGTACAGGAACAACTAATTCTTCTTCAACACTTCTCTGGAAAGAGAACAGCATTTCAATTATCAATAAGGAGATGTGATGCAGAGTGGGGCACACGAAATGGGAGATTAGAAAAAACCTTAAAGATAAATCCTGATGTAAAACCATAATTGAATGGCCTGGTTGACGAGACAGAACTTTAATCATCCATCCATAGGATTAAATACTTGTACACTACACCATGTCAAGGCCAAATAAGAATTTGTTAAATTTATCTGGCAGTAAAACTTAACTCAAATGCAGACAAGTAACTAAAGCACagggaataaaaattttttaagcatatttaaaaatgaatactATTTCATTCCATTACAGGAGTCTCCAATCTGAAATACACTGGAAAAAGGAACTGAAAACAAAGGTAGAGTATACAAGCTAAACTGCTTTATGAGTACGCACATATGTTATGATGCATCTGGGTTACTCCATATCAAGATTGTGCCTGACGAGTCTTCTCATTTTCTAAAACTTTATTCTAATAGTAATGACAGCAAAGTCTGCGTGGCTTCCTGGACACATTCTATATTTGCTGAAAATGTGGTAAAGCAACAATCAAACTATTTCATTAATCAAACATTAACATTCAGTGGCCAAATCTTACCCTTTTTTCACAGTGAATCTCGTTTTCGTCACTAGAGTCTCGGATAGGAACTACTTCGAGGGTGGCAATTTGGTTGGGGTTGTGCACAACATGAACAGCGCAGATATAATGGTCACGCTGAGTGTCACGTGGGCACATCCTGGAGTCAGTCTTCTCATCTGGAGACCTGAGGCACATCTTGAAGCCATATTCGACATTTACTTGAACTTTAGTTGTGTTAGACAAAGGATCAAACTGAAAAGGAgaggattaacaaataaaaattggcTCAGTCTACTTCACTGTTATGCTTgaacaatattaaaatttcagGTATACATTAAGGACAAGAATAGCaccaatatatttataaacaattcaCAGCCCAACTACTATACTAAGCAATGAAAAGCATATCATTATGTCAAGTCTTTGGCCAACTCCTGATTGTTCAGTTTGGTAGTAAAATCTAAATGCCTTACTGTGATCTTGCCAAGATTGAAGTTGACCATATCGCCTCTGAATTTTGATTCTGATGCACGGTCAACATAGTTGAAAGCCTCCAATCCCAACTGCTGTTCACTAATGCCCGTTGGGAGATTTTGCTGAGGGATCTCAGATGGAGAGTTGGCGAGGCGGGAGAAGAAGCCCCAAATGTTGAAGTCGTTATCATCCTCAGTTTCAGCACATCTGTCAAAAAACATCACTGATTAGTTATATTCAAATATTCCAtcatattaagtttttttttttttttt
Encoded proteins:
- the LOC135200094 gene encoding uncharacterized protein LOC135200094 isoform X2 encodes the protein MWWRVQFLVVVLGSVANLVLAQDGGVPLPGLPPQQASSGPAGASLDIGSGGGGVPLPPHTSDVHLSVGSDGGFPLGQGGGVPLPPTGGATPVGGFGDDPVFVVPLEQGSGVPLPPSAGGQGTVGVPLPPPYDTVGVGGPGAQQPALDLGGSPGGLRHVHDPHVDATVQRVLGLASVRDHLQLRTRADKAVKISDVVTAHKQVVTGQLVYLTLRVGETNCPIGTPDVTNCPLDHTEDDYVCEIVVWERPWLNSSKVIEEKSKCAETEDDNDFNIWGFFSRLANSPSEIPQQNLPTGISEQQLGLEAFNYVDRASESKFRGDMVNFNLGKITFDPLSNTTKVQVNVEYGFKMCLRSPDEKTDSRMCPRDTQRDHYICAVHVVHNPNQIATLEVVPIRDSSDENEIHCEKRRSVEEELVVPVRAPCLGCPQPAPLNDPVILDIADFALKEYDRTADEDDLHMILRLVKAQTQVVAGVKYYLTVELAETECKKTLIGVDVNRTFCSQDLNEETKICDLHIVDQPWVPARDLVAAQCYDKDNYPATTQDEFIVPVAVGGSFAAVPSATGFQSRTSVFGGQAPVQLDENSRAIAQMVVAEYNRREDDREYYKLMKVHEATPLDASGTYHIVVEMAETNCNKFDPSTGNGEHCIENPREEREVCSAQVHEQAPGNRRILSMSCEDLDDYLRDRLMPTLNSFDIMDHPFLSSQGSSSSGNPVPTSDPKVQEVAAFVLDQYNLRGDEDELYVLTNIVSAHTQDAGGMTKYLLELEAAETHCKKYLPVADPSRCHIDHGEEREICQAEVNVPADPSQPKTLTRLYCDERDDYYTNKLKGKIFSGAALHPDGSASTLGGTWVAASVNDSSIRKLGHLIADEFDFRSDEDNLFIFSKLMKAQKMVTSGLKYHLVVELLETVCPKYKRRIDKTRCVPDIGEDPVMCEANILIQPWLSKQQVTNLRCADRDDFHEGDDSVEVLLPLVHPSAHARPVFKSHFVVRTSDESIESNERFYHPSGGRNHHHDTEEEDDSEELPNFRGRRGIPGGYQQADKTSPKVKEIADFAIKSMDELSEDPRVRIVKAVEKAETQVVAGVNYRLILTVHWTTCLKADEVEDLSSCPSDPNEVPITCTVIVYDVPWTNTRRVTEAACNPVGASDAPAKRSRRALLGGFSEADVNDAKIKEIGNFAVQAMDSTSSDRHIRRVEEILSASKQVVAGFNYRLNIKIYWTTCLKEDHLEDISGCERDPSRPYQTCEVVVYEKPWANHIELKSASCN
- the LOC135200094 gene encoding uncharacterized protein LOC135200094 isoform X3 is translated as MWWRVQFLVVVLGSVANLVLAQDGGVPLPGLPPQQASSGPAGASLDIGSGGGGVPLPPHTSDVHLSVGSDGGFPLGQGGGVPLPPTGGATPVGGFGDDPVFVVPLEQGSGVPLPPSAGGQGTVGVPLPPPYDTVGVGGPGAQQPALDLGGSPGGLRHVHDPHVDATVQRVLGLASVRDHLQLRTRADKAVKISDVVTAHKQVVTGQLVYLTLRVGETNCPIGTPDVTNCPLDHTEDDYVCEIVVWERPWLNSSKVIEEKSKCAETEDDNDFNIWGFFSRLANSPSEIPQQNLPTGISEQQLGLEAFNYVDRASESKFRGDMVNFNLGKITFDPLSNTTKVQVNVEYGFKMCLRSPDEKTDSRMCPRDTQRDHYICAVHVVHNPNQIATLEVVPIRDSSDENEIHCEKRRSVEEELVVPVRAPCLGCPQPAPLNDPVILDIADFALKEYDRTADEDDLHMILRLVKAQTQVVAGVKYYLTVELAETECKKTLIGVDVNRTFCSQDLNEETKICDLHIVDQPWVPARDLVAAQCYDKDNYPATTQDEFIVPVAVGGSFAAVPSATGFQSRTSVFGGQAPVQLDENSRAIAQMVVAEYNRREDDREYYKLMKVHEATPLDASGTYHIVVEMAETNCNKFDPSTGNGEHCIENPREEREVCSAQVHEQAPGNRRILSMSCEDLDDYLRDRLMPTLNSFDIMDHPFLSSQGSSSSGNPVPTSDPKVQEVAAFVLDQYNLRGDEDELYVLTNIVSAHTQDAGGMTKYLLELEAAETHCKKYLPVADPSRCHIDHGEEREICQAEVNVPADPSQPKTLTRLYCDERDDYYTNKLKGKIFSGAALHPDGSASTLGGTWVAASVNDSSIRKLGHLIADEFDFRSDEDNLFIFSKLMKAQKMVTSGLKYHLVVELLETVCPKYKRRIDKTRCVPDIGEDPVMCEANILIQPWLSKQQVTNLRCADRDDFHEGDDSVEVLLPLVHPSAHARPVFKSHFVVRTSDESIESNERFYDPSRRTSSRHRDSNEDLSNETVERFYHPSGGRNHHHDTEEEDDSEELPNFRGRRGIPGGYQQADKTSPKVKEIADFAIKSMDELSEDPRVRIVKAVEKAETQVVAGVNYRLILTVHWTTCLKADEVEDLSSCPSDPNEVPITCTVIVYDVPWTNTRRVTEAACNPVGASDAPAKRSRRALLGGFSEADVNDAKIKEIGNFAVQAMDSTSSDRHIRRVEEILSASKQH
- the LOC135200094 gene encoding uncharacterized protein LOC135200094 isoform X1; amino-acid sequence: MWWRVQFLVVVLGSVANLVLAQDGGVPLPGLPPQQASSGPAGASLDIGSGGGGVPLPPHTSDVHLSVGSDGGFPLGQGGGVPLPPTGGATPVGGFGDDPVFVVPLEQGSGVPLPPSAGGQGTVGVPLPPPYDTVGVGGPGAQQPALDLGGSPGGLRHVHDPHVDATVQRVLGLASVRDHLQLRTRADKAVKISDVVTAHKQVVTGQLVYLTLRVGETNCPIGTPDVTNCPLDHTEDDYVCEIVVWERPWLNSSKVIEEKSKCAETEDDNDFNIWGFFSRLANSPSEIPQQNLPTGISEQQLGLEAFNYVDRASESKFRGDMVNFNLGKITFDPLSNTTKVQVNVEYGFKMCLRSPDEKTDSRMCPRDTQRDHYICAVHVVHNPNQIATLEVVPIRDSSDENEIHCEKRRSVEEELVVPVRAPCLGCPQPAPLNDPVILDIADFALKEYDRTADEDDLHMILRLVKAQTQVVAGVKYYLTVELAETECKKTLIGVDVNRTFCSQDLNEETKICDLHIVDQPWVPARDLVAAQCYDKDNYPATTQDEFIVPVAVGGSFAAVPSATGFQSRTSVFGGQAPVQLDENSRAIAQMVVAEYNRREDDREYYKLMKVHEATPLDASGTYHIVVEMAETNCNKFDPSTGNGEHCIENPREEREVCSAQVHEQAPGNRRILSMSCEDLDDYLRDRLMPTLNSFDIMDHPFLSSQGSSSSGNPVPTSDPKVQEVAAFVLDQYNLRGDEDELYVLTNIVSAHTQDAGGMTKYLLELEAAETHCKKYLPVADPSRCHIDHGEEREICQAEVNVPADPSQPKTLTRLYCDERDDYYTNKLKGKIFSGAALHPDGSASTLGGTWVAASVNDSSIRKLGHLIADEFDFRSDEDNLFIFSKLMKAQKMVTSGLKYHLVVELLETVCPKYKRRIDKTRCVPDIGEDPVMCEANILIQPWLSKQQVTNLRCADRDDFHEGDDSVEVLLPLVHPSAHARPVFKSHFVVRTSDESIESNERFYDPSRRTSSRHRDSNEDLSNETVERFYHPSGGRNHHHDTEEEDDSEELPNFRGRRGIPGGYQQADKTSPKVKEIADFAIKSMDELSEDPRVRIVKAVEKAETQVVAGVNYRLILTVHWTTCLKADEVEDLSSCPSDPNEVPITCTVIVYDVPWTNTRRVTEAACNPVGASDAPAKRSRRALLGGFSEADVNDAKIKEIGNFAVQAMDSTSSDRHIRRVEEILSASKQVVAGFNYRLNIKIYWTTCLKEDHLEDISGCERDPSRPYQTCEVVVYEKPWANHIELKSASCN